A genomic segment from Flavobacterium litorale encodes:
- a CDS encoding sensor histidine kinase has product MNSLLKRQIRKYLDKEEHHFNDVFLAAVNDSYANYEEQISMLQRAMKISSDELFEANKKLREEAKTLKDINKNLEFILNSMSPESNDKNNKGFNAAEYIKKQSAEIIEINNQREALLKSLEKQNQELNEYAHVVSHDLKSPLRNINTLINWMLEDDDSTLTDESKKSLGLVLFNIEKMDLIIKGILDYSSIDKLESENRIVDLNAIIPEILRAITLPEHFNLHIDNDLPRLHGNYYRFKQLFQNLIENAIKYNDKEKGVIRIGCKQRKNEIEFYVKDNGMGMKEAYFEKIFNVFTKLSSDNQSSGMGLSIAKKIVTFYGGTIWVESEPKKGTTIYFTLQKNGTT; this is encoded by the coding sequence ATGAATTCTTTACTAAAAAGACAGATTAGAAAGTATCTTGATAAAGAAGAGCACCACTTTAACGATGTTTTTTTAGCAGCCGTAAACGATTCGTATGCAAATTACGAAGAGCAGATAAGCATGTTGCAACGAGCCATGAAAATTAGCTCGGATGAACTTTTTGAGGCAAATAAAAAACTGCGCGAAGAAGCCAAAACACTTAAAGACATAAATAAAAACTTAGAGTTTATACTAAACTCTATGAGCCCAGAGAGTAATGATAAAAATAATAAAGGATTTAATGCTGCCGAGTATATAAAGAAACAATCGGCAGAAATTATAGAAATAAACAACCAACGGGAAGCATTACTTAAAAGTTTAGAAAAGCAAAATCAGGAACTTAACGAGTATGCACACGTAGTATCGCACGATTTAAAATCGCCGTTACGCAACATAAATACGCTTATAAACTGGATGCTCGAGGATGACGACTCTACGCTTACCGATGAAAGTAAAAAATCGTTAGGCTTAGTATTGTTCAATATCGAAAAGATGGATTTAATCATTAAAGGAATACTCGATTATTCGTCCATAGATAAGTTAGAGTCCGAAAATCGTATTGTAGACCTTAATGCAATAATACCCGAAATATTACGTGCCATTACATTACCTGAACATTTTAATTTGCATATTGATAACGATTTGCCCAGACTACATGGTAACTACTACCGTTTTAAACAACTGTTTCAAAATCTTATAGAAAATGCTATTAAGTATAACGACAAAGAAAAAGGCGTAATTAGGATTGGATGCAAACAGCGTAAAAACGAAATAGAGTTTTATGTAAAAGATAACGGAATGGGTATGAAAGAGGCATACTTTGAGAAAATATTCAATGTATTTACCAAACTAAGTAGCGATAACCAGTCCTCTGGGATGGGGCTATCAATAGCCAAAAAAATAGTTACATTTTATGGGGGTACAATATGGGTAGAAAGTGAGCCTAAAAAAGGAACAACGATTTACTTTACACTACAAAAAAATGGAACAACCTAA
- a CDS encoding FIST signal transduction protein, translating into MKIVQAYKLKDNNWNYYGEKQTLNNPLVLAFGNRYLLENKDVLADIRNEFPYEHIVFGSSAGEIINIDVVEESITVLAIEFEKSSFVIKRDNILDHNKDTLSLGTALSAKMPKENLKHLFIVSEGSFMSGTSLIKGFEHGFDKDIPMTGGLCGDDTRFERTLASYKEDPKEGEIILIGFYGDSLEISFASHGGWLGFGPERIITKSDGNVLYEIDDQPALELYKKYLGDKVEKLAESTLFYPLNVIAPGRKDAVVRTILSIDTEKQAMIFADNVPENSRVQLMMASADGISQGAYNAAKLAMQNREKKPQLAIPVSCIGRKLVLSQRMEEEAELIKQLVGENTAIAGFYSYGEIAPFYGNTSCEFHNQTMTLTLISE; encoded by the coding sequence ATGAAAATTGTACAAGCATACAAACTGAAAGATAACAATTGGAATTATTATGGCGAAAAACAAACCCTAAACAATCCGCTTGTTTTAGCATTTGGTAACCGTTATTTACTGGAAAACAAAGATGTACTTGCTGATATACGAAACGAATTTCCGTACGAGCATATTGTATTTGGCTCATCGGCTGGAGAGATTATTAATATTGATGTTGTAGAAGAATCAATCACAGTACTTGCCATAGAATTTGAAAAAAGTAGTTTTGTTATTAAAAGAGATAACATACTGGACCATAATAAAGATACACTATCGTTAGGTACTGCATTAAGTGCTAAAATGCCTAAAGAAAACCTCAAGCATTTGTTTATCGTTTCGGAAGGAAGTTTTATGAGCGGTACATCGCTAATAAAAGGCTTTGAACATGGTTTTGATAAAGATATACCAATGACGGGTGGATTATGTGGGGATGATACTAGGTTTGAAAGAACACTAGCATCGTATAAAGAAGATCCAAAAGAAGGCGAAATAATATTAATTGGTTTTTATGGCGACTCACTAGAAATTAGTTTTGCCAGCCATGGCGGATGGCTAGGTTTTGGTCCTGAAAGAATTATAACAAAATCGGACGGTAACGTATTATATGAAATTGACGACCAACCTGCTTTGGAACTATATAAAAAATACTTGGGCGATAAAGTTGAAAAACTTGCCGAGTCTACCCTATTTTACCCATTAAACGTTATAGCACCAGGCAGAAAAGATGCGGTAGTACGTACCATACTCTCTATAGATACCGAAAAACAAGCCATGATATTTGCGGATAATGTACCCGAAAACTCGCGTGTACAACTCATGATGGCCTCTGCCGATGGCATCTCGCAAGGGGCCTACAATGCTGCCAAGCTAGCCATGCAAAACCGCGAAAAAAAGCCACAACTAGCTATACCCGTAAGTTGCATTGGTCGTAAACTAGTACTAAGCCAGCGCATGGAGGAGGAAGCAGAATTAATAAAGCAACTTGTTGGCGAGAATACAGCTATTGCAGGGTTTTACTCGTACGGCGAAATTGCCCCGTTTTATGGCAACACATCATGCGAATTTCACAACCAAACAATGACACTAACACTAATTAGTGAGTAA
- a CDS encoding GNAT family N-acetyltransferase yields MEILHTDDGKKGEFRAVEGKTEAGLMTYVWAGEDKFIIDHTIGNPAFKGIGTQLLEKAVGFARKKGVKILPLCPFAKKMMERNESMHDVMA; encoded by the coding sequence ATGGAGATTTTACATACTGACGATGGTAAAAAAGGTGAATTTAGAGCTGTAGAAGGTAAAACCGAAGCAGGACTAATGACTTACGTATGGGCAGGCGAAGATAAATTTATTATAGACCATACCATTGGCAACCCCGCATTTAAAGGAATAGGTACACAATTATTGGAAAAAGCGGTAGGCTTTGCGCGCAAAAAAGGTGTAAAAATACTGCCGTTATGCCCTTTTGCTAAAAAAATGATGGAACGAAACGAAAGTATGCACGATGTAATGGCGTAA
- a CDS encoding DUF4114 domain-containing protein codes for MKKLLLLTALLTNTLIVAQEYQYLGTYNNQGVPDYLEAEGDVVTQATLDLVSNSLPEGYPVPQYNPQYISAGYDTDVILNDDAAVWVTFVKEGAGYKNILGFYTYDVNNPPTSAPTTEDITIVFPNVSALYSGGGLLAGDKVKIGDFEAGTGIGWVLLANGWNGSVTDGLWRVFSNPNYNPEADPELRHHNVLLADPDNERLILGFEDIRRDYGSCDNDFNDAVFYVTANPYEAIQVANYADVSTAADVSSGNDGGLESNGNLAGLIAKRNFERTKTNSFLNKKALQIPFAMSNVQMKSSVATMESLFPDTGMFGNETAYISSPEDLIGITNADEIFAIDYYVNTERVAAALATKTTGNVYDHSKVICDRLNGSSLEDVRTIKLQGHEIIMVKLKRANGVIEYALSFSIEETATENVLHSYWNIAQYPTANYTNFQFWGANMGQVCSVANHVLNELEADKTVTDTAMENRIPSVFVKNGTYKNGVLNLAIVNKSMASSLSFEGNKKVTELDDEENFTQEIALNGNLNQTVQVVTGGIFDIGFSINANTSVRADGLYMADGPWGVDYNEAEASLTTFNITGYNMETEVEAGTYTIERDATVAGTLYGTVNLFRNILAGELTLDATEYEAINFNYQSTHAIEVVMVTEGLSDWNNRLRFQIPATENIMEYSIALSDFTNGTESYEGGNIKEFVFSVIGNYTSFDPFQISVSALRLGAQAALSTDTFEALSATKMYNYPNPFSGHTTVVLPEQTSKADVQLVDMMGRVVMSNSYNVTNNEIAVTADGLPKGIYIMMVTTTENKTYQLRCMVQ; via the coding sequence ATGAAAAAATTACTATTACTTACAGCCTTACTAACTAATACACTAATTGTTGCACAAGAATACCAGTATTTAGGAACTTACAACAACCAAGGAGTACCTGATTATTTAGAAGCAGAGGGAGATGTAGTTACACAAGCTACGTTGGACCTTGTTAGCAACTCCCTGCCAGAAGGGTACCCCGTACCACAATACAACCCACAATACATCTCGGCAGGATATGATACTGATGTTATACTTAATGACGATGCAGCCGTATGGGTAACCTTTGTAAAAGAAGGAGCAGGTTATAAAAACATACTTGGTTTTTATACCTACGATGTAAACAACCCACCTACAAGTGCACCAACAACAGAAGATATTACTATTGTATTCCCAAATGTATCTGCATTATATTCAGGTGGTGGGCTATTAGCTGGCGACAAGGTTAAAATTGGCGATTTTGAAGCTGGAACAGGTATTGGATGGGTACTATTAGCCAACGGATGGAACGGTAGTGTTACCGACGGATTATGGAGAGTATTCTCTAACCCAAACTACAACCCAGAAGCTGACCCTGAGTTAAGACACCACAATGTATTACTTGCTGACCCTGATAATGAAAGATTAATACTTGGTTTTGAAGATATTAGAAGAGATTATGGCTCTTGCGATAACGATTTTAACGATGCCGTATTCTACGTTACTGCAAACCCTTACGAGGCAATACAAGTAGCTAACTATGCTGATGTAAGTACTGCTGCCGATGTATCTTCAGGTAACGATGGTGGACTTGAGAGTAATGGCAACCTTGCAGGGCTTATAGCAAAACGTAACTTTGAGCGTACAAAAACAAACTCTTTTTTAAATAAAAAAGCATTACAAATACCCTTTGCAATGAGCAACGTACAAATGAAGAGTAGTGTTGCAACTATGGAAAGCTTATTTCCAGATACAGGAATGTTTGGTAACGAAACCGCCTACATCTCCAGTCCAGAAGATTTAATAGGAATTACCAATGCAGATGAAATCTTTGCTATAGATTATTACGTAAATACTGAAAGAGTTGCAGCAGCATTAGCTACAAAAACAACAGGTAATGTTTATGACCACTCTAAAGTAATATGCGACAGGCTTAACGGATCATCTTTAGAGGATGTTAGAACCATAAAACTGCAAGGACACGAAATAATAATGGTAAAACTAAAAAGAGCCAACGGTGTTATAGAGTATGCACTTAGCTTCTCCATAGAGGAAACAGCTACCGAGAATGTTTTACACAGCTACTGGAACATTGCACAATACCCTACCGCCAACTATACTAACTTCCAGTTTTGGGGCGCCAACATGGGGCAGGTATGTAGCGTAGCAAACCATGTATTAAACGAGCTAGAAGCAGATAAAACAGTAACCGATACTGCAATGGAAAACAGAATACCATCGGTATTTGTAAAAAACGGAACCTACAAAAATGGTGTACTTAACCTAGCGATTGTAAACAAATCAATGGCATCATCATTAAGTTTTGAAGGAAACAAAAAAGTTACAGAACTGGATGATGAAGAAAACTTTACACAAGAAATTGCACTTAATGGTAATTTAAACCAAACGGTACAAGTAGTAACAGGCGGTATATTCGATATCGGTTTCTCCATTAACGCAAACACTTCGGTAAGAGCAGACGGATTGTACATGGCGGATGGTCCTTGGGGTGTAGATTACAATGAAGCCGAAGCATCGTTAACTACATTTAACATTACAGGGTACAACATGGAAACAGAAGTTGAAGCTGGCACGTATACCATAGAGCGCGATGCTACAGTAGCAGGAACACTATACGGTACCGTAAACCTTTTTAGAAACATTTTGGCAGGTGAGCTTACACTAGATGCTACAGAGTACGAAGCAATTAACTTTAACTACCAAAGTACACACGCTATAGAGGTAGTAATGGTAACCGAAGGATTAAGCGACTGGAACAACCGTTTACGATTCCAAATCCCTGCAACCGAAAATATAATGGAGTACAGCATTGCATTAAGCGACTTTACAAATGGTACAGAAAGCTACGAAGGCGGAAACATTAAAGAGTTTGTATTCTCGGTAATCGGAAACTACACCTCGTTTGACCCCTTCCAAATAAGTGTATCAGCACTTCGATTAGGAGCACAGGCAGCATTAAGTACAGATACATTCGAGGCATTATCAGCAACTAAAATGTACAACTACCCTAACCCATTCTCAGGACATACAACAGTAGTATTACCAGAGCAAACAAGCAAAGCTGATGTACAGTTAGTAGATATGATGGGAAGAGTTGTAATGAGCAACAGCTACAATGTAACAAACAACGAGATAGCAGTAACAGCAGACGGTTTACCAAAAGGAATTTACATTATGATGGTAACAACAACAGAAAATAAAACCTACCAATTACGATGTATGGTACAATAA
- a CDS encoding pirin family protein, with protein MSNINLIIKERPSDIGNFLVGRLLPFREKRMVGPFSFIDHMGPAALNDHENLDVGPHPHIGLSTLTYLFEGSIMHRDSLGTVIEIKPGQVNWMTAGKGIVHSERTPDYLRNSEKKLHGLQIWVALPKHLETMEPTFAHITEDEMPVWDNNGVQIKLIAGEAFGKKSAVPVYSPLYFIELKSKEKTTLNIGNDLYGESAMYILKGSVTIEGNTYNPKQLLVAKEASLCEFTINENTTIYIFGGEPFDEPRHIYWNFVASTREAIEDAKQRWEAKEFPSIPNETGYVPLPKQSNNFKPKK; from the coding sequence ATGTCGAATATTAATTTGATTATAAAAGAACGCCCAAGCGATATTGGTAACTTTTTAGTGGGAAGATTACTCCCTTTTAGAGAAAAACGAATGGTAGGACCTTTTTCGTTTATCGACCATATGGGACCCGCAGCACTAAACGATCACGAAAATTTAGATGTCGGACCGCACCCGCACATCGGGCTATCTACCCTAACCTATTTGTTTGAGGGTAGTATTATGCACCGCGATAGTTTGGGCACGGTTATCGAAATTAAACCAGGGCAGGTAAACTGGATGACGGCGGGTAAAGGCATTGTACACTCGGAAAGAACACCCGATTACCTGAGGAATTCTGAAAAAAAACTGCATGGGTTGCAAATATGGGTAGCATTGCCCAAACACTTGGAAACCATGGAACCTACCTTTGCACACATAACCGAAGATGAAATGCCTGTTTGGGATAATAACGGTGTGCAAATAAAACTTATTGCAGGGGAAGCTTTTGGTAAAAAATCGGCAGTACCTGTGTATAGTCCACTGTATTTTATCGAGCTAAAAAGTAAAGAAAAAACAACGCTAAACATTGGTAACGATTTGTATGGCGAAAGTGCTATGTACATACTAAAAGGGAGTGTAACTATAGAAGGAAACACTTATAACCCTAAGCAGTTATTGGTAGCTAAAGAAGCATCGCTTTGCGAATTTACAATAAACGAAAATACCACAATATACATTTTTGGTGGCGAACCTTTTGATGAACCTCGCCATATTTACTGGAACTTTGTAGCCTCTACCCGTGAAGCAATAGAAGATGCCAAACAAAGGTGGGAAGCTAAAGAATTCCCGAGTATTCCTAACGAAACGGGCTATGTACCCCTACCCAAGCAAAGCAATAATTTTAAACCAAAAAAATAA
- a CDS encoding rhodanese-like domain-containing protein → MKKIVQLFAVLILIASCKTEEKKENIVLVKPTLFHEKMIEHKGQIVDVRTPEEYKEGHIKNAMNIHLYDKDFKDRLTQLDKDERVYVYCKVGGRSASAVEIMKANGFTNIVELDGGMDAWLDAKKPIEQ, encoded by the coding sequence ATGAAAAAAATAGTACAACTTTTTGCAGTGCTTATACTAATAGCCTCTTGTAAAACAGAAGAGAAGAAAGAGAATATAGTGCTTGTTAAGCCAACGCTTTTTCATGAGAAAATGATTGAGCACAAAGGGCAAATTGTTGATGTGCGTACACCTGAAGAGTATAAAGAGGGGCATATTAAAAATGCTATGAACATTCATTTATATGATAAAGACTTTAAAGACCGTTTAACACAATTGGACAAGGACGAACGTGTGTATGTGTACTGTAAAGTAGGGGGTAGGAGCGCATCGGCAGTAGAAATAATGAAAGCCAATGGCTTTACTAATATTGTAGAGCTTGATGGCGGTATGGATGCTTGGTTGGATGCTAAAAAACCTATTGAGCAGTAG
- a CDS encoding PAS domain-containing protein: MQSYNFTFNEENFNKIFPFYILLDSNLTICAHGKSLLNPYPYLKKGKNLSDYFRSKRPFSESITINTIADNLNQLVILECTSNPDSLLRGQFEGMGNNMYVFVGSPWLTSIEDVKKRNLTIFDFASYDPQLDLLQILKKQEITTQELEKLLVVNTQQKEALKKDREELNRLSLVASANKNAIVFTNPDAAIFWCNDAYLAVTGFTREEVVGKTPIEVGKTEAIDKDALREMADLFYKGEAFDVEIAHGRKDGSYFWSRTKGQPVYDENGKLLQYFAVIEDMTQEKEREEQLVLLSLIAEKNINAVVICDKNGRVEWVNTSFTEISGYSKDELIGKKPGYLLQGEDTDPETIKYLATQIKNGEPFNCEIVNYTKNRKKYWVKIQGQALYNKFGEVSCYFAIEEDITEKKIMETQKEELMARLEKSNNELEDYAQIVSHDLKSPLRSINSLIAWIKEDSDNLSEETEQYLSLIEGKIEKMDHLIQGILTYSKIDKGKIQSDAVNTHEIVSNIINIIDIPSNIKIEIQNKLPVIKADRFRIQQLFQNLIGNAVSYIDKPKGLVEIGVEEAKDCNTFFVKDNGPGIAKENQQKIFQIFQSLTNNERSTGLGLSIVKKITENYNGTIWLESEVGTGTIFYIKLPK; the protein is encoded by the coding sequence ATGCAATCGTACAATTTTACCTTTAACGAAGAAAATTTTAATAAGATATTTCCATTCTACATATTATTAGACAGTAACCTAACAATATGCGCACACGGAAAAAGTCTTTTAAACCCCTACCCGTATTTAAAAAAAGGTAAAAATTTATCCGATTACTTCCGTTCAAAACGCCCTTTTTCAGAAAGTATAACTATAAACACTATTGCCGATAACTTAAATCAATTGGTAATACTAGAGTGTACATCTAACCCTGATTCATTATTGCGAGGTCAGTTTGAAGGTATGGGCAATAATATGTATGTTTTTGTAGGCTCGCCGTGGTTAACCTCTATAGAAGACGTTAAAAAACGAAACCTTACTATATTCGATTTTGCCAGTTACGACCCACAACTGGATTTACTACAAATATTAAAAAAGCAAGAAATAACTACCCAAGAGCTAGAAAAGCTTTTGGTTGTGAATACACAGCAAAAAGAAGCATTAAAAAAAGATCGTGAGGAGTTAAACAGACTATCACTTGTAGCCAGTGCCAATAAAAACGCCATTGTATTTACCAACCCCGATGCCGCCATATTTTGGTGCAACGATGCCTACTTAGCCGTAACAGGGTTTACCCGAGAAGAAGTAGTTGGTAAAACCCCAATAGAAGTTGGTAAAACAGAAGCCATAGATAAAGATGCCCTACGCGAAATGGCTGATTTATTTTATAAAGGCGAAGCGTTTGATGTAGAAATTGCACACGGGCGCAAAGATGGTTCTTATTTTTGGTCGCGCACCAAAGGGCAACCTGTATATGACGAAAATGGAAAATTACTGCAATATTTTGCAGTAATTGAGGATATGACGCAGGAAAAAGAGCGTGAAGAACAACTTGTACTCCTGTCGCTCATTGCCGAAAAAAATATTAATGCCGTTGTAATATGCGATAAAAATGGTAGAGTAGAATGGGTTAATACCAGCTTTACCGAAATATCGGGCTACAGCAAGGACGAACTTATAGGCAAAAAGCCAGGCTATTTACTGCAAGGAGAGGATACTGACCCTGAAACAATAAAATACTTGGCAACGCAAATAAAAAATGGAGAGCCGTTTAACTGCGAAATTGTTAATTACACCAAAAACAGGAAAAAATACTGGGTTAAAATACAAGGGCAAGCACTTTATAATAAGTTCGGGGAAGTGTCTTGCTATTTTGCTATAGAGGAAGACATTACTGAGAAAAAAATAATGGAAACCCAGAAAGAAGAGCTTATGGCTCGACTTGAAAAAAGTAATAATGAGTTAGAAGATTATGCTCAAATCGTGTCGCACGACCTTAAATCTCCATTGCGTAGTATTAACTCACTAATAGCATGGATAAAAGAGGATAGCGATAACCTTTCGGAAGAAACAGAGCAATACTTAAGCCTGATAGAAGGTAAAATCGAAAAGATGGATCACCTTATACAAGGTATACTTACCTACTCAAAAATTGATAAAGGTAAAATCCAATCTGATGCTGTAAATACGCACGAAATTGTAAGCAACATCATAAATATTATAGATATACCTAGTAACATAAAAATAGAAATACAAAACAAGCTCCCTGTAATAAAAGCTGATAGGTTTAGAATACAACAACTTTTCCAGAACCTTATTGGTAATGCAGTAAGCTATATTGATAAACCTAAAGGACTTGTAGAAATTGGTGTAGAAGAAGCTAAAGATTGTAATACCTTTTTTGTAAAAGATAACGGACCGGGTATAGCAAAGGAAAATCAGCAGAAAATATTTCAGATATTCCAATCGCTAACCAATAACGAAAGGTCTACAGGATTAGGGCTATCTATCGTAAAAAAAATTACCGAGAATTATAATGGTACTATCTGGCTGGAAAGCGAAGTAGGTACGGGTACCATTTTTTATATTAAACTCCCAAAATAA
- a CDS encoding flippase, giving the protein MIKKLFADKEAVKYILSTGGISFLFRMIAMLLSFAIMWIMTNYYGKSVWGLYSLALTVMQITAMFFALGLPSAFVSFSGGFTNKALSKGLLIKSAKIALLSSIVPVLLFSAGAGLIATYIFEKENLYGYLLIVALGTPCMILHEIICYYFVAMKRFVVYGLSIFILPNVFLITALLLLYNNNLGDYYTFWGYVVAYLLTVIIMLVYIFGKNQKIIYPDIAKRDIFKKSFPMMMSGIFLVLLNWTDMLMLGRFETAEQIGIYNTAFKVGYLSLFFILSMNAVVQPRVSELYHQKNISEMKKVVNRATQLVIVLTLPLVFGLIFFRELLLDLFNDTTALGGVTLILVTLGGLYNAMTGNVDQILNMTNNQKSVSVIMLCGFIVNVILNLFLIPAYGIEGAATASLITNIFVNTVFVIIIKRKLGFYTFM; this is encoded by the coding sequence ATGATAAAAAAACTTTTTGCAGATAAAGAGGCAGTAAAGTATATACTTTCTACTGGAGGCATATCTTTTTTATTTCGTATGATAGCAATGCTGCTTAGCTTTGCTATTATGTGGATTATGACGAATTACTACGGTAAATCCGTATGGGGTTTGTATTCGCTGGCACTTACCGTTATGCAAATAACAGCTATGTTTTTTGCTTTGGGGCTGCCTAGTGCCTTTGTAAGTTTTTCGGGTGGTTTTACTAATAAAGCGTTATCCAAAGGATTATTAATAAAATCGGCAAAAATAGCATTGCTCTCATCAATAGTACCTGTGCTATTGTTTTCGGCAGGAGCGGGATTAATAGCAACTTACATTTTTGAAAAAGAAAATTTATACGGTTATCTGCTTATTGTTGCTTTGGGCACGCCTTGTATGATACTGCACGAAATTATCTGCTACTATTTTGTTGCCATGAAGCGGTTTGTAGTTTACGGACTGTCGATATTTATTTTACCGAATGTTTTTTTAATTACTGCCTTACTACTTTTATACAATAACAATTTAGGCGATTATTATACCTTTTGGGGCTATGTAGTGGCTTATTTGCTTACTGTTATTATTATGCTGGTTTATATTTTTGGGAAAAATCAGAAAATTATTTACCCTGATATTGCTAAGCGTGATATTTTTAAAAAATCGTTCCCGATGATGATGAGTGGTATTTTTTTGGTACTACTTAACTGGACGGATATGCTAATGTTGGGACGTTTTGAAACAGCCGAACAGATTGGTATTTATAACACTGCTTTTAAAGTGGGGTATTTGTCGTTATTTTTTATTTTATCGATGAATGCTGTGGTACAGCCCAGAGTATCGGAGCTGTATCATCAGAAAAATATTTCAGAAATGAAAAAGGTGGTAAATCGCGCCACACAATTGGTAATAGTGTTAACGTTACCACTGGTTTTTGGACTAATATTTTTTAGAGAGCTATTACTGGATTTATTTAACGATACTACGGCACTAGGTGGTGTTACTTTAATTTTGGTTACCTTAGGGGGATTGTATAACGCCATGACGGGTAATGTAGACCAAATACTAAACATGACGAATAACCAAAAGAGTGTTAGTGTTATTATGCTTTGTGGTTTTATAGTAAATGTTATACTTAACTTATTTTTAATTCCTGCCTATGGCATAGAGGGGGCGGCTACTGCCAGCTTAATAACCAACATATTTGTAAATACAGTGTTTGTTATTATCATAAAAAGAAAACTGGGCTTTTACACTTTTATGTAA
- a CDS encoding Hpt domain-containing protein, protein MEQPNLSYINDLAGDDAAFKAKLCSTIKDELPREIDEYKKSIQNNNYTEAANHVHKLKHKISVMGMEKSYYLAEEFERNLKNQSVTLQSEFENILLKMQQFADGL, encoded by the coding sequence ATGGAACAACCTAACCTAAGTTACATTAACGATTTGGCTGGCGATGATGCTGCTTTTAAAGCAAAGCTATGCAGTACCATAAAAGATGAGTTACCGCGCGAAATAGACGAATACAAAAAGAGCATACAAAACAATAATTATACAGAGGCTGCAAACCACGTACACAAACTGAAACACAAAATAAGTGTTATGGGAATGGAAAAAAGTTACTATCTTGCTGAAGAGTTTGAGCGTAACCTTAAAAACCAATCGGTAACACTACAATCGGAATTTGAAAATATACTTCTGAAAATGCAACAGTTTGCCGATGGTTTGTAA
- a CDS encoding LytR/AlgR family response regulator transcription factor: MNCIIIDDEGMARAIIAQMIAKDPSLTLIEEFSSAIDAIKYLNGNSENIDLIFLDIHMPGFTGFDFIQTIKNPPAVILITSDKNFAIEAFEYDCIVDYLVKPLTEERFLKAVRKAHNKKQEAATATSTTAATTVQNEPPSDTANEFYVNIDRRLIKIDIPSINLVQAKGDYIQIKTETKNYTVHSTLKKIEDKLPTSLFLKVHRTYIINIKKIIDIEDNSVLIDKDVIPVSRANRPELMKRLNML; this comes from the coding sequence ATGAACTGCATAATTATTGATGACGAAGGTATGGCAAGGGCAATAATTGCCCAAATGATAGCCAAAGATCCGTCGCTTACCTTAATAGAAGAATTTTCTAGTGCTATAGATGCCATTAAATACCTTAATGGCAATAGCGAAAACATCGACCTCATATTTTTAGATATTCATATGCCCGGATTTACAGGGTTTGATTTTATACAAACCATAAAAAATCCGCCTGCCGTAATACTAATAACATCCGATAAAAACTTTGCTATAGAAGCGTTTGAATACGATTGTATTGTGGATTATTTGGTAAAACCACTTACTGAGGAGCGTTTTTTAAAAGCAGTGCGAAAAGCACATAATAAAAAACAAGAAGCAGCTACTGCAACCTCTACAACTGCAGCTACAACTGTGCAAAATGAGCCACCCTCTGATACTGCTAACGAATTTTATGTAAATATTGACCGCAGACTTATTAAAATAGATATACCCTCTATAAACCTTGTACAGGCAAAAGGCGATTATATACAAATTAAAACAGAAACAAAAAACTATACAGTACACTCTACATTAAAAAAAATAGAAGATAAACTCCCTACGTCACTATTTTTAAAAGTACACCGTACTTATATCATCAATATTAAAAAAATTATTGATATTGAGGACAATAGCGTTTTAATTGATAAAGATGTTATACCTGTTAGCAGAGCAAATCGACCTGAATTAATGAAAAGATTAAACATGCTTTAA